The following proteins are encoded in a genomic region of Planococcus lenghuensis:
- a CDS encoding LLM class flavin-dependent oxidoreductase, producing MQKYGINPEKGLEFGIYTLGDHLPDPHTGERISEGQRLREIVEYAKLADEAGLDFFSVGESHQEFFVTQAHAVVLSAIAQATKQIRLGSSSTIISTSDPVRVYENFATVDLLSEGRMEIIAGRASRVGLFDLLGYDIRNYEELFEEKFELLLKINEEEVVNWSGEFRPPLRNAKVLPRPVNGSLPIWRAVGGTPASARKAGYAGVPMFMAHLGGPVSIFKRTIDSYRDAARESGFDPAELPVATAGFFHAAETSQQALRDMYPHINEGMKRTNGQGFPKQQFAQGVDPHNVMNIGSPQQIIEKILYQHEEFGHQRYIAQIDFGGVPYDRLVKNIELIGTEILPAIRKYTAKK from the coding sequence ATGCAGAAATATGGAATCAATCCGGAAAAAGGACTTGAATTCGGAATTTACACACTCGGGGACCATTTGCCCGATCCGCATACCGGCGAACGGATCTCTGAGGGACAGCGGCTCCGTGAAATCGTGGAATATGCCAAGCTGGCTGATGAGGCCGGTCTTGATTTTTTCAGTGTGGGTGAAAGCCATCAGGAGTTTTTCGTGACACAGGCCCATGCAGTTGTACTGTCAGCCATTGCGCAGGCGACAAAACAGATCAGACTTGGAAGTTCTTCGACGATTATCAGCACATCGGATCCGGTACGCGTTTACGAAAACTTCGCGACAGTGGATCTGCTGTCCGAAGGGCGGATGGAAATCATCGCGGGACGTGCTTCGCGCGTCGGCCTCTTTGATTTGCTCGGCTATGATATTCGGAATTATGAGGAATTGTTTGAGGAAAAGTTCGAGCTTTTATTAAAAATAAACGAAGAAGAAGTCGTCAATTGGAGCGGGGAATTCCGGCCGCCATTGAGAAATGCAAAAGTGCTGCCCCGGCCGGTGAATGGGTCATTGCCGATTTGGCGGGCAGTCGGCGGAACGCCTGCAAGCGCCCGGAAGGCAGGGTATGCAGGCGTTCCGATGTTTATGGCACATCTCGGCGGACCGGTATCGATTTTCAAACGAACAATCGATTCGTATCGGGATGCAGCGAGAGAAAGCGGATTCGATCCGGCAGAACTTCCAGTCGCAACAGCGGGGTTCTTCCACGCTGCTGAAACGTCCCAGCAGGCGCTCAGGGACATGTATCCGCACATCAATGAAGGAATGAAACGGACGAACGGACAAGGATTTCCGAAGCAGCAATTCGCCCAGGGGGTTGATCCGCATAATGTGATGAACATTGGCAGCCCGCAGCAAATCATCGAAAAAATTCTTTATCAACATGAGGAGTTCGGTCACCAGCGGTATATTGCGCAAATCGATTTCGGCGGTGTACCATACGACCGCCTCGTTAAAAATATCGAGTTGATTGGCACCGAGATTCTGCCGGCCATCCGTAAGTACACAGCGAAGAAGTAG
- a CDS encoding MDR family MFS transporter: protein MSEVDLTNFKKGPMVAVLLLGAFFSLLNETLLATALPSIMADFGITQNKVQWLTTAFLLTNGIMIPISAFLIERFTTRKLFLYAISVFALGTMVAAVSHSFPLLLAARIIQATGSGIMLPLMMTVLLTIFPIEKRGAAMGMAGIVISFAPAIGPTLSGWLLDSYSWRSLFYVVVPIALLTLIGAVFFVKNVTKLTYPKIDVLSILLSSFGFGGLLYGFSSAGEKGWDSAFVISCIIGGTIILTLFIIRQLRLKVPMLEFRVFNNSIFSISLIVTMIVLISLIGAETLLPLYMQITRGFTPLESGLMLLPGAIVMGIMSPITGILFDKVGAKVLAIPGLLIVSVTTYLFSNLTLDTSFTFLTIVYAIRMFGLSLIMMPMMTNGLNQLPQKWNSHGTAMANTMQQVSASIGTALLVTIVTIGSARYEPNTAALADLSQAEAQQYVTNQALISGYNLAFLAASALTVAGLILTLFLKENPSWQEQKAGETAARTEERPVQS, encoded by the coding sequence ATGTCCGAAGTTGATTTAACTAATTTTAAAAAAGGGCCAATGGTGGCTGTCCTGCTGCTTGGCGCGTTTTTCTCTCTATTGAATGAAACACTGCTGGCGACAGCATTGCCGAGTATTATGGCGGATTTTGGAATCACTCAAAATAAAGTCCAGTGGCTGACAACTGCATTCCTGCTGACGAACGGAATCATGATTCCAATTTCCGCATTTTTGATTGAACGATTCACTACTCGAAAACTGTTTCTGTACGCCATTTCTGTGTTCGCCCTTGGCACAATGGTTGCAGCAGTCTCCCACAGTTTTCCGCTGCTGCTAGCTGCAAGAATCATTCAGGCAACCGGATCCGGCATTATGCTGCCATTGATGATGACGGTTCTGCTGACGATTTTTCCGATTGAAAAAAGAGGTGCCGCTATGGGAATGGCCGGTATTGTTATTTCATTTGCGCCGGCGATCGGGCCAACCTTGTCAGGCTGGCTGCTGGATAGCTATTCCTGGCGGTCCTTGTTCTATGTTGTTGTTCCAATCGCTCTTTTGACATTGATCGGCGCCGTGTTCTTCGTGAAAAATGTAACGAAACTGACGTATCCGAAAATTGATGTGTTATCGATTTTACTGTCTTCTTTCGGTTTTGGCGGGCTGCTGTATGGATTCAGCAGTGCAGGCGAAAAAGGATGGGACAGCGCGTTTGTGATTAGCTGCATCATCGGTGGCACCATTATCCTGACGCTGTTCATCATCCGGCAATTGCGGTTAAAAGTGCCGATGCTTGAGTTCCGGGTATTCAATAACAGCATTTTTTCCATCTCACTCATCGTTACGATGATCGTCCTCATTTCGCTGATCGGTGCAGAGACGTTGCTGCCGCTTTATATGCAGATTACCCGCGGTTTTACACCGCTTGAATCGGGACTAATGCTGCTGCCGGGGGCTATCGTTATGGGCATCATGTCGCCGATTACCGGAATTTTGTTCGATAAGGTGGGCGCGAAGGTGCTGGCAATTCCCGGGCTGCTGATCGTCAGCGTTACGACGTATCTGTTTTCCAACCTGACGTTGGATACCTCTTTCACATTCCTGACAATTGTGTACGCAATACGGATGTTCGGACTGTCACTGATCATGATGCCAATGATGACCAACGGCTTAAATCAGCTGCCACAGAAATGGAATTCCCACGGGACAGCGATGGCCAATACGATGCAGCAAGTATCGGCATCGATCGGCACTGCGCTGCTGGTGACCATCGTGACGATTGGATCCGCGCGCTATGAGCCGAATACAGCAGCGCTTGCCGATCTGTCGCAAGCGGAGGCTCAGCAGTATGTCACCAATCAAGCATTGATCAGCGGTTATAATCTGGCGTTTTTGGCTGCTTCTGCCTTGACTGTCGCTGGGTTGATCCTGACGCTGTTCCTGAAAGAGAATCCATCATGGCAAGAACAGAAAGCTGGAGAAACAGCTGCACGTACAGAAGAACGCCCAGTTCAGTCATGA
- a CDS encoding NADPH-dependent FMN reductase produces the protein MKIVGLSGSIVGSKTRTAMNYTMQALEEKYPEIEAELIDLAEYDVQFSDGRNYLEYEGDTGYVTRAIMEADAIIIGTPIFQASIPATLKNIFDLLPVDALRDKVVSMVVTAGSAKHFLIAEQQLKPILGYMKAQIVQTYVFIEEEDFHRKKIINDDVLFRLERMVEDTVVLTETYQSIREAKEAEYDF, from the coding sequence GTGAAAATCGTCGGATTATCAGGCTCTATTGTCGGATCCAAGACAAGAACCGCTATGAATTATACGATGCAGGCTTTAGAGGAAAAGTATCCGGAGATTGAAGCAGAATTGATCGATCTGGCAGAGTATGATGTTCAATTCAGCGACGGACGCAATTACCTGGAATATGAAGGGGATACCGGCTATGTGACCCGTGCCATTATGGAAGCGGATGCCATCATTATTGGAACACCGATTTTTCAGGCTTCCATTCCTGCGACACTTAAGAACATTTTCGATCTTCTTCCGGTGGACGCACTGCGGGATAAAGTGGTCAGCATGGTCGTGACTGCAGGATCTGCCAAGCATTTTCTGATTGCGGAGCAGCAGCTGAAACCGATTCTGGGCTATATGAAAGCACAAATCGTGCAAACTTATGTATTCATCGAAGAAGAGGATTTCCACCGCAAGAAAATCATTAATGATGATGTTTTGTTCCGGCTTGAGCGGATGGTTGAAGATACAGTTGTCCTGACAGAGACGTATCAGAGCATCCGGGAAGCAAAAGAAGCAGAATATGATTTTTGA
- a CDS encoding B3/B4 domain-containing protein → MNIAIAPELHETLPDFKAGIIQYDHITVSDSPQMLKGRLRLFQEQLFFDLSDKKVTDYPAIREWRSVFKALGADPNRYRPSAEALYRRIAKQNYLDPIHSAVDMNTFLSLQYGIPLGLYDADKIQGNVLLTTGTAADTYEGLNNRPNTLAGIPITKDQAGAFGSPFVDSKRTAVTEETVRALHVFYLQPSMDSRQALQLLNAAGGMFTQIHGGEFEVQLAEA, encoded by the coding sequence GTGAACATCGCAATTGCTCCCGAATTGCATGAAACTCTCCCTGATTTCAAAGCGGGCATAATTCAGTACGACCATATCACCGTTTCCGATTCACCGCAAATGCTGAAAGGCCGGCTCCGGCTGTTTCAGGAACAATTATTTTTCGACTTGAGTGACAAGAAAGTGACCGATTACCCGGCAATCCGGGAATGGCGCTCTGTATTTAAAGCTTTGGGCGCTGATCCGAATCGCTATCGGCCGTCCGCTGAAGCGCTGTATCGGCGGATCGCCAAACAGAACTACTTGGATCCCATCCATTCCGCTGTTGACATGAATACGTTTTTATCGCTTCAATATGGCATACCGCTCGGGCTGTACGACGCCGATAAAATCCAAGGTAACGTGCTGCTGACAACCGGCACAGCAGCTGATACATACGAAGGCCTCAATAACCGGCCGAATACACTCGCCGGGATACCAATTACAAAAGATCAGGCCGGCGCTTTCGGCAGCCCGTTCGTTGATTCGAAACGGACCGCTGTGACAGAAGAAACTGTCCGTGCGCTTCATGTGTTTTATCTGCAGCCTTCCATGGACTCCAGGCAAGCCCTGCAGCTCTTGAATGCAGCGGGCGGCATGTTCACCCAAATCCATGGTGGAGAATTCGAAGTGCAGCTCGCGGAGGCATGA
- a CDS encoding AAA family ATPase, which translates to MTNLQMLIGLPGSGKSTYAENFLASNSGWLHISSDRIARSRFGADEEIDYREVFEEMYQQTAAALAAGHHVLYDATNLASTRRRSFLNRIGRPNAEAVVLRTSYSLLKERNRNRDSRERVPDHVLERYIRAFQFPRFNEGFTNARIISSKEPVSNAHAIKSIAVNSDATFESIAELYSKLLETQAMHNWRHREPNAAASVIQHLFEVYKKVQSLTIEPEEKELLSWFALLHDIGKASIRKNRPFGEDNFHGHEHVSAYLAYQVLLSLNFSPAFIYDVTLLIDEHEEAKKMKQGKLKRRLGERNHERMQILLDLIGA; encoded by the coding sequence ATGACAAACCTGCAAATGCTTATTGGTTTGCCGGGAAGCGGCAAGTCAACTTACGCCGAAAATTTCCTGGCTTCTAACTCCGGATGGCTTCATATATCTTCAGACCGAATTGCCCGCAGCCGGTTTGGTGCAGATGAAGAAATCGACTACCGGGAGGTTTTCGAGGAAATGTACCAGCAGACAGCTGCCGCATTGGCCGCTGGTCACCACGTATTATATGATGCTACGAATTTAGCTTCCACACGAAGACGCAGTTTCCTGAATCGAATCGGCCGGCCGAATGCTGAAGCTGTCGTCCTGCGAACATCTTACAGCCTGCTAAAGGAGCGGAATCGAAACCGGGATAGCCGCGAACGGGTACCTGACCATGTTCTTGAGCGATACATTCGGGCATTCCAATTTCCGCGGTTTAACGAAGGCTTTACGAATGCAAGGATTATCAGCAGCAAAGAACCGGTCAGTAATGCCCATGCGATTAAGTCCATTGCCGTGAACAGCGATGCCACGTTCGAATCCATTGCGGAATTGTATAGCAAGTTGCTTGAAACACAAGCTATGCACAATTGGCGGCATAGAGAGCCGAATGCAGCTGCTTCAGTCATTCAGCACCTATTTGAAGTTTATAAAAAAGTGCAAAGCCTCACCATCGAACCTGAAGAAAAGGAATTGCTTTCATGGTTCGCTCTCCTTCATGACATCGGCAAGGCTTCTATTCGGAAAAACCGGCCTTTTGGTGAAGACAATTTCCATGGTCATGAACACGTCAGTGCTTATCTGGCATACCAGGTGCTGCTTTCACTGAACTTCTCTCCCGCATTTATCTATGATGTCACACTGCTGATTGACGAACATGAAGAAGCAAAGAAGATGAAACAAGGAAAACTTAAACGGCGGCTCGGGGAACGGAATCATGAACGAATGCAAATCTTATTGGACTTAATCGGGGCATGA
- a CDS encoding C45 family autoproteolytic acyltransferase/hydolase, with the protein MKEIHSDILQFRGSHYEFGLRQGELLRGTITLENRRGQWKAKRPRFAINEQEAYGMFSKFAPGIWDELLGLRDSLELPLEEILLNFGGYRTELVPSGCSIFTGTDFMIRNYDFHPQTYEGRFVLFQPSDGGYASIGPSSRITGRTDGLNEKGLAVGHNFIHRKNPGDGFVCYVISRILLETCATAEEAVAVLKEIPHRGSFSYVVTDATGESFIVEGSPRSVDVRQESVCTNHYEIQLQENRNYLKDSHARMEAIRNGETGEAEKAYRLFNDTDKGVFSKLYKSWAGTIHTSVYFPAAREAWFALGGDREPEVFDFDSWLQGEDVDVQRLTGKVDTDIGFANIDGRARSRQTNR; encoded by the coding sequence ATGAAAGAAATACACAGCGACATCCTGCAGTTCCGTGGGAGTCATTACGAATTTGGGCTCCGGCAGGGAGAACTGCTGCGGGGCACGATTACATTGGAAAACCGGCGCGGCCAATGGAAAGCGAAGCGGCCGCGATTTGCGATAAATGAGCAGGAAGCATACGGGATGTTCAGCAAGTTCGCACCAGGCATCTGGGATGAATTGCTGGGACTAAGGGACAGTTTGGAACTGCCATTGGAGGAAATTTTGCTGAACTTTGGCGGCTACCGGACAGAACTTGTGCCAAGCGGTTGTTCGATTTTTACGGGCACCGACTTCATGATAAGGAATTACGATTTCCACCCGCAGACATACGAGGGCCGCTTCGTCTTATTTCAGCCATCGGATGGCGGCTATGCATCCATCGGGCCAAGTTCGCGGATTACAGGCCGGACGGACGGGCTGAATGAAAAAGGGCTTGCGGTCGGCCATAATTTCATCCACCGAAAAAACCCGGGTGACGGTTTTGTGTGTTATGTCATCAGCCGGATCTTGCTTGAAACATGTGCAACAGCAGAGGAAGCAGTAGCGGTACTAAAGGAGATCCCGCATCGCGGCTCATTTAGCTATGTTGTGACAGATGCCACAGGTGAGAGCTTCATTGTCGAAGGCAGTCCGCGCTCAGTTGATGTACGACAGGAAAGCGTCTGTACGAACCATTATGAGATTCAGCTGCAGGAAAATCGCAATTACCTGAAGGACTCGCATGCCCGGATGGAAGCGATCCGGAATGGAGAAACGGGGGAAGCTGAAAAAGCTTACCGGCTGTTCAATGACACGGATAAAGGTGTGTTTTCCAAGCTGTATAAGAGCTGGGCAGGCACGATCCACACATCTGTTTACTTTCCGGCGGCCCGTGAAGCATGGTTTGCCCTCGGCGGCGACCGGGAACCGGAAGTGTTCGATTTTGACAGCTGGCTCCAGGGAGAAGATGTGGACGTGCAGCGGTTGACAGGTAAAGTGGATACGGACATCGGATTCGCCAATATCGACGGACGTGCGCGCAGCCGGCAGACGAACAGGTAG
- the queG gene encoding tRNA epoxyqueuosine(34) reductase QueG — MNLDEFQDKLVAYAHEIGIDKIGFTNAAPFFSLKHRLIRQQELNYQSGFEEPDIEKRTQPKLLLDEAVSIISIAIAYPSKMENAPTGKKGARRGIFARASWGIDYHTALRERLRLLEAFIAAHYPDARMRSMVDTGELSDRAVAERAGIGWSAKNCAVITPEFGSYVYLGEMITNLPFREDEPMEDQCGDCRLCLDVCPTGALIEGGQLNAQRCIAFLTQTKGSLPDEFRAKIGNRLYGCDTCQTVCPKNKGKANRIHEEFEPDPEIAKPLLEPLLNLSNREFKDRFGHVSGAWRGKKPIQRNAILALAHFKEQSAVPALIGVMERDPRPVIRGTAAWALGKIGTAEGLEALKQAEQRETDAEALEEIRKGLAFFAEELKG; from the coding sequence ATGAATCTCGACGAGTTCCAGGACAAGCTAGTGGCATACGCGCATGAGATTGGAATTGATAAAATCGGATTCACGAATGCTGCCCCTTTCTTTAGTTTAAAACACCGGCTCATCCGGCAGCAGGAATTGAATTATCAGTCAGGCTTTGAGGAGCCGGATATCGAAAAACGGACACAGCCGAAACTGCTGCTCGATGAAGCTGTCAGCATTATTTCCATCGCCATCGCGTACCCATCCAAAATGGAAAATGCTCCAACAGGGAAGAAAGGAGCGCGGCGCGGAATCTTTGCCCGGGCTTCATGGGGCATTGATTACCATACAGCGCTCAGAGAGCGGCTGCGGTTGCTGGAAGCTTTTATCGCCGCCCATTACCCGGATGCGCGGATGCGTTCCATGGTGGACACAGGCGAGCTGTCAGACAGGGCAGTAGCGGAACGGGCCGGAATTGGCTGGAGTGCAAAAAACTGTGCGGTCATTACGCCGGAGTTTGGTTCTTATGTGTATTTGGGGGAAATGATCACCAATTTGCCGTTCCGGGAAGATGAACCAATGGAAGACCAGTGCGGCGACTGCCGGCTGTGTTTGGATGTATGTCCGACAGGTGCACTCATTGAAGGCGGGCAATTGAATGCCCAGCGCTGCATTGCGTTCCTGACCCAGACGAAAGGATCGCTGCCGGATGAGTTCCGGGCGAAAATCGGGAATCGGCTGTATGGCTGTGATACATGCCAGACCGTCTGCCCGAAGAATAAAGGGAAAGCGAACCGGATCCACGAGGAGTTCGAACCGGATCCGGAAATCGCCAAGCCGCTGCTCGAACCGCTCCTGAACTTGTCGAACCGGGAATTCAAGGATCGTTTCGGGCATGTATCCGGTGCTTGGCGCGGCAAAAAACCGATTCAGCGCAACGCAATTCTTGCACTGGCGCATTTCAAAGAACAAAGTGCAGTACCGGCACTGATCGGCGTGATGGAAAGGGATCCGCGTCCGGTCATTCGCGGCACCGCCGCCTGGGCGCTTGGTAAGATCGGAACAGCAGAGGGACTTGAGGCGCTGAAACAGGCGGAACAGCGGGAGACGGATGCGGAAGCACTCGAGGAAATCAGAAAAGGTTTGGCGTTTTTCGCTGAAGAATTGAAAGGATAA
- a CDS encoding alpha/beta hydrolase fold domain-containing protein, which yields MARSLKSRVVERIIKKRGTKEQIADPEKFKDYLRQKQLDNSKRYVMPEEIRKEYGFVEQHRNGMDCYVLTRNKGRIRQKQILYLHGGGYFNQPLHEHWRFLYQLAGQMDVTITVPIYPKAPHHRYTEAFNRVLPLYLEMRSRTAAQDMVVMGDSAGGGFSLALAQLLLQENLPQPGNIILLSPWLDLSMNSPLIPKLEPKDPMLAAYGMREMGRIWAGREDVSHFLLSPLRGPLQGLGRISVFVGTREILLADARALKKRADRLQVPINYFEYDKMNHVFPVYPIPEAKQALRQIAALIQNS from the coding sequence ATGGCACGAAGCTTAAAAAGCAGAGTCGTTGAACGAATCATCAAGAAACGCGGCACGAAAGAGCAAATTGCAGATCCTGAAAAGTTCAAAGACTATTTAAGACAGAAACAGCTGGATAACAGCAAACGTTACGTGATGCCCGAAGAGATCCGGAAAGAATATGGATTTGTTGAGCAGCACCGAAATGGCATGGATTGCTATGTGCTCACCCGAAATAAGGGTCGCATCAGACAAAAACAAATTTTATACTTGCATGGCGGGGGCTATTTTAATCAGCCGCTCCATGAGCATTGGCGGTTTCTATACCAACTCGCCGGTCAAATGGATGTCACTATTACCGTCCCGATTTATCCGAAAGCGCCCCATCATCGGTACACCGAAGCATTCAACAGGGTGCTGCCCCTGTATTTAGAGATGCGCAGCCGGACTGCCGCCCAAGATATGGTAGTGATGGGCGATTCAGCCGGCGGCGGTTTTTCGCTAGCGCTTGCTCAGCTCCTGCTGCAGGAAAATCTACCGCAGCCCGGCAATATCATCCTCCTGTCGCCATGGCTCGATTTGTCCATGAATTCGCCACTGATCCCGAAACTGGAACCAAAAGATCCAATGCTGGCAGCCTATGGCATGCGGGAGATGGGCCGGATCTGGGCAGGGCGTGAAGACGTCAGTCACTTCCTGTTAAGCCCGCTCCGAGGCCCGTTGCAGGGACTCGGGAGGATTTCCGTATTCGTCGGCACCCGGGAAATCCTGCTGGCTGACGCCCGGGCCTTGAAAAAGAGAGCGGACCGGCTGCAAGTGCCGATCAATTATTTCGAATACGACAAGATGAACCACGTCTTCCCGGTCTATCCGATTCCGGAAGCAAAACAAGCTTTGCGGCAAATTGCCGCTCTCATCCAAAACAGCTGA
- a CDS encoding C45 family autoproteolytic acyltransferase/hydolase, protein MGRVYSDVVQFRGSHYDFGYKQGVLLKDSVILPNRKKQWDASRARNFMTNEQEALKLLKQLAPKILEEIQGLADALNWNRTDALREFGGYYIEYTRSGCSILTGLDYMVRNYDSTPIGYEGRFAFYQPTDGGYATAGPTMQITGRMDGINEKGLVMGYNFINRRNSGDGFICNMIGRMILENCATIDEAVALLREIPHRRSFSYVLLDRSGETVVAETSPRMVKIRRSTISTNHFELLTSENRYRTDDSRRRQQLIQERQAETADAFDAFRLLNDTQRGVFSKKYGASAGTLHTAVYAPDTLRIGFALGGDRLPLMLDFGQWLDGKPFNIKRINGEIESELEFVNKETI, encoded by the coding sequence ATGGGAAGAGTATATAGTGATGTCGTTCAGTTTCGGGGAAGCCATTATGATTTCGGCTATAAACAAGGGGTATTGTTGAAGGATTCAGTTATCCTGCCAAATCGAAAAAAGCAGTGGGACGCTTCCCGCGCCCGCAACTTTATGACAAATGAACAAGAAGCACTCAAACTTTTAAAACAATTAGCGCCTAAAATTCTGGAGGAGATCCAGGGGCTGGCGGATGCACTCAACTGGAATAGGACAGATGCTCTCCGCGAGTTTGGCGGTTATTATATCGAATACACCCGCAGTGGATGCTCCATCCTGACGGGGCTCGATTATATGGTCCGCAATTATGACAGCACACCGATTGGCTACGAAGGCAGATTCGCATTTTATCAGCCGACAGACGGCGGCTATGCGACTGCCGGACCGACCATGCAGATTACCGGACGCATGGACGGCATAAACGAAAAAGGGCTCGTCATGGGCTATAACTTCATCAATCGGCGCAATTCCGGTGACGGGTTCATCTGTAACATGATTGGACGGATGATTCTTGAAAACTGTGCCACCATTGATGAAGCGGTTGCCTTGCTCCGGGAAATTCCGCATCGCCGGTCGTTCAGTTATGTGCTGCTTGACCGCTCCGGTGAAACAGTCGTTGCAGAAACATCTCCCCGCATGGTAAAGATCCGCCGGTCAACCATTTCAACGAACCATTTTGAATTACTGACAAGCGAAAACCGGTACCGGACGGACGACTCACGGCGCCGACAGCAACTTATCCAGGAACGGCAGGCAGAAACAGCCGATGCATTCGATGCATTCCGCCTGCTGAATGATACACAGCGAGGTGTTTTCTCAAAAAAATACGGTGCGTCTGCCGGCACTCTCCATACTGCCGTGTATGCGCCTGACACCTTGCGGATCGGCTTTGCTTTAGGCGGAGACCGGCTGCCGCTCATGCTTGATTTTGGCCAATGGCTGGATGGAAAGCCCTTCAATATCAAACGGATCAATGGCGAAATCGAATCTGAGCTTGAATTTGTGAATAAGGAAACCATTTAA
- the trmL gene encoding tRNA (uridine(34)/cytosine(34)/5-carboxymethylaminomethyluridine(34)-2'-O)-methyltransferase TrmL: MAIHVVLYQPLIPANTGNIARTCAGTGAKLHLIRPLGFSTDDKMLKRAGLDYWEHVDITYYDSLQELFDRFPDGEFYYLTKFGSKPHTTYDYSSQKKDHFFVFGQETKGLPAEIREANPDRALRIPMNGNIRSLNLSNTAAILIYEAFRQQGYPGLT; encoded by the coding sequence TTGGCTATTCATGTTGTGCTGTATCAGCCGCTCATCCCGGCAAACACAGGAAATATCGCCCGGACATGTGCAGGAACGGGCGCAAAATTGCATCTCATCCGGCCGCTCGGGTTTTCAACAGACGATAAGATGCTAAAACGGGCCGGACTCGATTATTGGGAACACGTGGACATCACTTACTATGATTCCCTGCAGGAATTGTTCGACCGGTTCCCTGACGGCGAGTTTTATTATTTAACCAAGTTCGGCTCCAAGCCGCATACCACTTATGATTACTCCAGTCAGAAGAAAGACCATTTCTTCGTCTTTGGCCAGGAAACAAAAGGACTCCCGGCTGAAATTCGGGAAGCAAATCCTGACCGGGCGCTCCGCATCCCGATGAACGGCAATATCCGGTCACTGAATTTATCGAATACGGCGGCCATTCTAATCTATGAAGCGTTCCGCCAGCAGGGATACCCGGGACTGACATAA
- a CDS encoding winged helix-turn-helix transcriptional regulator produces MNRTPENCHVEDALSILVGKWKPIILLRLMQEGTKRFSELKQSMPGITQKMLTKQLRELEEEDIINRTVYPQVPPKVEYSITEYGMSLQPILEAMHEWGTQHLIHKQEKLTDAKDIS; encoded by the coding sequence ATGAACAGAACCCCTGAAAACTGCCATGTAGAAGATGCACTGAGTATTCTGGTCGGCAAATGGAAGCCAATTATCTTACTTCGCCTTATGCAGGAAGGCACGAAACGATTCAGCGAGCTTAAACAAAGCATGCCGGGTATCACCCAAAAAATGCTGACGAAACAATTGCGGGAATTAGAAGAAGAAGATATCATCAACCGGACAGTCTACCCGCAAGTCCCGCCTAAAGTCGAGTATTCCATCACTGAATATGGCATGAGCCTTCAGCCTATTCTCGAAGCAATGCATGAATGGGGAACACAACACCTTATTCACAAACAGGAAAAATTAACTGATGCAAAAGACATCTCCTAA
- a CDS encoding cupin domain-containing protein, with protein MEKVNIQDKFSLFTDHWSPKIGGSINDMHVKFTKLKGEFVWHQHEEEDEMFLVIKGSLLMQLRDKDITINEGEFLIVPKGVEHRPVAEEEAHVLLFEPNTTLNTGTEVNERTVSNLESI; from the coding sequence TTGGAAAAAGTAAATATTCAGGATAAATTCTCATTGTTCACTGATCATTGGAGTCCGAAAATTGGCGGTTCAATAAACGACATGCACGTGAAATTCACCAAGCTGAAAGGGGAATTCGTCTGGCATCAGCACGAGGAGGAAGACGAAATGTTCCTGGTTATTAAAGGGTCCCTCCTCATGCAGCTGCGCGACAAAGACATCACAATCAATGAAGGCGAATTTCTAATCGTTCCGAAAGGAGTCGAACACCGGCCGGTCGCTGAAGAAGAAGCACATGTACTGCTGTTCGAACCAAATACAACATTAAACACCGGCACTGAAGTAAATGAGCGGACGGTATCTAACCTGGAATCGATTTAA